The DNA region TCAGAGAAACCTCCTCGACTTTGCAAGGAATCCTAGAAAACTGAAATGGACAGCTGTGTTTACAAAGGGGGCAGCGAAGAAGGAGAAAAAGAAAGTAGTAAAGAAGATAGTGGTGCCCGCAAAGGAAAAAGAGACAAAAGAAAAGAAGGCAGAGAATAAGGAGTGAA from Thermoplasmata archaeon includes:
- a CDS encoding 50S ribosomal protein L24e, producing the protein MPAIKTCSFCGNPIEPGTGKMFIKKDGTIYNFCSRRCQRNLLDFARNPRKLKWTAVFTKGAAKKEKKKVVKKIVVPAKEKETKEKKAENKE